From Polyodon spathula isolate WHYD16114869_AA chromosome 54, ASM1765450v1, whole genome shotgun sequence, one genomic window encodes:
- the LOC121307184 gene encoding cdc42 effector protein 4-like: protein MPILKPSRCHSDGVGGATSYRRPRLDPTMISAPLGDFRHTMHVGRGGDAFGDTSFLSNHGPAPQSRPPVSDPAHQPGKAAMTTTTNNNDRDNNGNSYGPTTPSIAAGSYPASMEAGRAVDSPSMAASGYSNGPSHPPLKHSESISSFSLDLDLGPSMLGEVLGVMERDDQVDTWAGLISKEAGLEPGGKTKWEGSGGKREEGNGEGERSRAEIGSVREADSANGIPSSQDDTPCESQDHTPRNGSRASSGSSEYEGVSEGERERERQRKPGEGGMLRASLQKKPPLDLSESEEEEEDGRGYVFEDDFDDEIGL from the coding sequence ATGCCAATTCTCAAGCCTTCTCGCTGCCACAGCGACGGAGTGGGTGGGGCTACCTCCTACCGCCGCCCCCGATTGGACCCCACCATGATCTCTGCCCCCTTGGGAGACTTCAGACACACCATGCATGTGGGGAGGGGCGGAGACGCCTTCGGGGACACCTCCTTCCTGTCCAATCACGGGCCGGCACCCCAGTCCAGACCCCCTGTGTCAGACCCCGCCCACCAGCCGGGCAAAGCTGCCATGACAACGACGACCAACAACAACGACAGAGATAACAATGGGAACAGTTACGGTCCCACCACACCCAGCATTGCCGCTGGAAGCTACCCAGCCTCTATGGAAGCTGGGAGGGCTGTTGACTCACCCAGTATGGCTGCCAGTGGATACAGCAATGGCCCCTCCCACcctcctctcaaacactccgAGTCCATTTCATCCTTTAGCCTCGACTTGGATCTGGGGCCCTCCATGTTAGGGGAAGTTTTAGGGGTGATGGAACGAGATGACCAAGTCGACACATGGGCGGGGCTTATCAGCAAAGAGGCGGGGCTCGAACCAGGTGGTAAAACGAAATGGGAAGGATCTGGGGGAAAGAGGGAGGAAGGGAATGGGGAAGGGGAGAGGTCAAGAGCAGAGATCGGGTCAGTCCGAGAAGCTGATTCGGCGAACGGAATTCCCAGCTCCCAAGACGACACCCCTTGTGAAAGCCAAGACCACACCCCCAGGAACGGAAGCCGCGCCTCTTCGGGGAGCTCAGAGTATGAAGGGgtgagtgagggagagagggagagagagaggcagcgcAAGCCTGGAGAGGGTGGAATGCTGAGAGCTAGTTTGCAAAAGAAGCCCCCTCTGGATCTATCAGAGtcggaggaggaggaagaggatggGCGGGGTTACGTCTTCGAAGATGATTTTGACGATGAGATCGGCCTATAG
- the LOC121307291 gene encoding pancreatic alpha-amylase-like, with protein sequence MKSFLVLAAFLSVCRAQYDPHTQPGRTSIVHLFEWRWADIAAECERYLAPNGFGGVQISPPSESVVLTNPFRPWWERYQPISYNLCSRSGTANELQDMVTRCNNVGVRIYADVVINHMCGSGAGSGTHSSCGSFFNAGARSFPSVPYSTTDFNDGKCKTHSGEIENYNDMYQVRDCRLVGLLDLALEKEYVRGKVANYLNSLIDIGVAGFRVDASKHMWPGDMAAVFSKLKPLNTKWFPRSSKAFIYQEVIDLGGEVIKASEYFGLGRVTEFKYSAKIGTVFRKWSGEKLAYMRNWGEGWAFMPSNKALVFVDNHDNQRGHGAGGASVLTFWDSRLYKMASGFMLAHPYGVTRVMSSFRWPRYIENGKDKNDWVGPPSYSDGKTKPVSINPDSTCGDGWVCEHRWRQIKNMVIFRNVVDGQPFSNWWDNGGNQAAFGRGNKGFIVFNNEDWNMDVTLQTGLPAGNYCDVISGQKEGGRCTGTQVSVGGDGRARFQIKNTAEDPFIAIHVSAKL encoded by the exons ATGAAGAGCTTCCTTGTCCTCGCAGCATTTCTCTCTGTGTGTCGGGCTCAATATGACCCCCACACACAGCCTGGGAGAACATCCATCGTTCATCTGTTTGAGTGGCGCTGGGCTGATATCGCCGCAGAGTGCGAGCGCTATCTCGCGCCCAATGGGTTTGGAGGCGTTCAG ATTTCACCTCCCAGTGAAAGTGTGGTGTTGACCAATCCTTTCAGGCCATGGTGGGAGAGGTATCAACCAATCAGCTACAACCTGTGCTCAAGATCAGGGACAGCCAATGAGCTGCAGGACATGGTGACTCGATGCAATAACGTTGGG GTCCGGATCTACGCGGATGTCGTCATCAATCACATGTGTGGCTCTGGGGCAGGATCAGGGACTCACTCCTCCTGCGGGAGCTTCTTCAACGCAGGAGCCAGGAGCTTCCCCTCCGTGCCCTACTCCACGACGGACTTTAACGATGGAAAGTGCAAGACTCACAGCGGCGAGATCGAGAACTACAACGATATGTACCAG GTCAGAGACTGTCGTCTTGTTGGTTTGCTGGATCTTGCCCTGGAGAAGGAATACGTTCGGGGGAAGGTGGCAAATTATTTGAACAGCCTCATTGACATCGGTGTGGCGGGCTTCAGAGTGGACGCCTCTAAACACATGTGGCCTGGCGACATGGCAGCTGTCTTCTCCAAACTGAAACCCCTCAACACAAAGTGGTTCCCCAGAAGCTCCAAGGCCTTTATCTACCAGGAG GTCATCGATCTCGGAGGAGAGGTGATTAAGGCCAGTGAGTACTTTGGACTGGGCCGGGTCACAGAGTTTAAGTACAGCGCGAAAATAGGAACCGTTTTCCGCAAGTGGAGCGGGGAGAAATTGGCTTACATGAG gaatTGGGGTGAGGGTTGGGCGTTCATGCCTTCCAACAAAGCCCTGGTGTTTGTAGACAATCATGACAACCAGAGAGGCCACGGAGCTGGAGGGGCCTCTGTCCTCACCTTCTGGGACTCCAG GCTCTACAAAATGGCATCTGGCTTCATGCTGGCTCACCCTTATGGAGTGACTCGCGTGATGTCAAGTTTCCGCTGGCcaagatacatagagaatgggaag GATAAGAATGACTGGGTTGGACCCCCAAGCTATAGTGATGGGAAGACCAAACCTGTTAGCATTAATCCAGACAGCACCTGTGGAGATGGCTGGGTTTGTGAACACAGATGGCGCCAAATCAA GAACATGGTTATCTTCCGGAATGTAGTGGATGGCCAGCCGTTCTCTAACTGGTGGGACAATGGAGGCAACCAGGCAGCATTCGGTCGTGGAAACAAAGGCTTCATCGTGTTTAACAATGAGGACTG GAATATGGACGTCACTCTGCAGACTGGGCTGCCGGCTGGCAATTACTGCGATGTGATCTCGGGGCAGAAGGAAGGGGGGCGCTGCACCGGGACACAGGTATCCGTCGGGGGAGATGGGCGTGCTCGATTCCAGATCAAAAACACTGCCGAGGATCCCTTCATTGCCATTCACGTCAGCGCCAAGCTGTGA